From Anopheles funestus chromosome 3RL, idAnoFuneDA-416_04, whole genome shotgun sequence, a single genomic window includes:
- the LOC125767160 gene encoding adult-specific cuticular protein ACP-20-like yields the protein MQKLLLVSLALVGVALAYEHHGFVSEVKHIPYKYYGGGIGGGQGGFEEGIGGGFGGGIGGGSEGGYEGKDYYAYPKYKFEYGVKDYHTGDHKSQWEVRDGDVVKGEYTLQEPDGSMRVVKYHADSKNGFEAIVKNIGKGYQGGFEQGGQ from the exons ATGCAGAAGCTTCTACTCGTATCGTTGGCACTGGTTGGTGTTGCCCTGGCCTACGAACACCATGGCTTTGTCAGCGAAGTCAAGCACATTCCGTACAAGTACTACGGTGGCGGAATTGGCGGTGGACAG GGTGGATTCGAAGAGGGCATCGGAGGCGGTTTTGGAGGTGGTATTGGCGGTGGTTCTGAGGGTGGCTACGAGGGTAAGGACTACTATGCCTACCCGAAGTACAAGTTCGAGTACGGAGTTAAGGACTACCACACCGGTGATCACAAGAGCCAGTGGGAAGTTCGGGATGGAGATGTCGTGAAGGGCGAATACACCCTGCAGGAACCGGACGGTTCGATGCGCGTTGTGAAGTATCACGCCGATAGCAAGAACGGATTTGAGGCCATCGTCAAAAACATCGGCAAAGGTTACCAGGGTGGTTTCGAACAGGGTGGTCAGTAA
- the LOC125767159 gene encoding adult-specific cuticular protein ACP-20-like, producing MCKLALFVLALAGVALAYEHHGFVSEVKHIPYKFFGGEEGGIGGGIGGGSEGGYEGKDYYAYPKYKFEYGVKDYHTGDHKSQWEVRDGDVVKGEYTLDEPDGSTRIVKYHADSKNGFEAVVKNIGKGGLEQESGSIGGGQGGIGGGYGHGYSYSKLKKFN from the exons ATGTGCAAACTAGCGTTGTTCGTCCTAGCACTGGCAGGTGTAGCCTTAGCCTACGAACATCACGGATTCGTCAGCGAAGTCAAGCACATCCCGTACAAATTCTTCGGCGGCGAG GAGGGTGGCATCGGAGGTGGTATTGGCGGAGGCTCTGAGGGTGGCTACGAGGGTAAGGACTACTATGCCTACCCGAAGTACAAGTTCGAGTATGGAGTTAAGGACTACCACACCGGTGATCACAAGAGCCAGTGGGAAGTTCGGGACGGTGATGTCGTGAAGGGGGAATACACTCTGGATGAGCCGGACGGTTCGACTCGTATCGTGAAGTACCACGCTGATAGCAAGAACGGATTTGAGGCCGTCGTCAAGAACATTGGCAAGGGAGGTTTGGAGCAGGAGAGCGGTTCGATCGGTGGAGGACAGGGAGGAATTGGTGGTGGATACGGTCATGGCTATAGCTACAGCAAGCTGAAGAAGTTCAACTAA
- the LOC125767158 gene encoding adult-specific cuticular protein ACP-20-like: MFKLSFALLALLGATLAYEHHGFVSEVKHIPYKFYGGGIGGGQGGFEGGIGGGFGGGSEGGYEGKDYYAYPKYKFEYGVKDYHTGDHKSQWEVRDGDVVKGEYTLDEPDGSTRIVKYHADSKNGFEAIVKNIGKGGLQQEGGSIGGGQGGFGGGYGGYGYSYSKLKKFN, from the exons ATGTTCAAGTTATCCTTTGCTTTGTTGGCCCTTTTGGGAGCTACGTTAGCCTACGAACATCACGGATTTGTCAGCGAAGTCAAGCACATCCCGTACAAATTCTACGGCGGTGGTATTGGCGGTGGACag GGTGGATTTGAGGGCGGCATCGGAGGCGGATTTGGCGGTGGCTCTGAGGGTGGCTACGAAGGCAAGGACTACTATGCCTACCCGAAGTACAAGTTCGAGTATGGAGTTAAGGACTACCACACCGGTGATCACAAGAGCCAGTGGGAAGTTCGGGACGGTGATGTCGTGAAGGGCGAATACACTCTGGATGAGCCGGACGGTTCGACTCGTATCGTGAAGTACCACGCCGATAGCAAGAATGGATTTGAGGCCATCGTCAAGAACATCGGCAAGGGAGGTCTCCAGCAGGAAGGCGGTTCGATCGGTGGAGGACAGGGAGGATTTGGCGGTGGATACGGAGGATACGGATACAGCTACAGCAAGCTGAAGAAGTTTAACTAA
- the LOC125767154 gene encoding adult-specific cuticular protein ACP-20-like translates to MDNCGIKALPTPRLSISHTSATVRKEVQLKQEFFKMIKFSVVVLAVAGVCLAYEHHGFVSEVKHIPYKYYGGGEIGGGIGGGIGGGFGGEEGGFEGGIGGGFGGGIGGGSEGGYEGKDYYAYPKYKFEYGVKDYHTGDHKSQWEVRDGDVVKGEYTLDEPDGSTRIVKYHADSKNGFEAIVKNIGKGGLQQEGGSIGGGQGGFGGGYGGYGYSYSKLKKFN, encoded by the exons ATGGATAATTGTGGTATAAAAGCGCTGCCAACGCCCAGATTAAGCATCAGTCACACAAGTGCTACCGTTAGGAAGGAAGTGCAATTAAAACAAGAATTCTTTAAAATGATTAAGTTTTCGGTAGTGGTTCTGGCAGTTGCCGGTGTTTGTTTGGCCTACGAACATCATGGCTTCGTGAGCGAAGTGAAGCACATTCCGTACAAATACTACGGTGGTGGTGAGATTGGTGGTGGAATTGGCGGTGGAATTGGTGGCGGTTTTGGTGGTGAGGAG GGTGGATTTGAGGGCGGCATCGGAGGCGGTTTTGGAGGTGGTATTGGCGGAGGCTCTGAGGGTGGCTACGAGGGTAAGGACTACTATGCCTACCCGAAGTACAAGTTCGAGTATGGAGTTAAGGACTACCACACCGGTGATCACAAGAGCCAGTGGGAAGTTCGGGACGGTGATGTCGTGAAGGGCGAGTACACTCTGGATGAGCCGGACGGTTCGACTCGTATCGTGAAGTACCACGCTGATAGCAAGAATGGATTTGAGGCCATCGTCAAGAACATCGGCAAAGGAGGTCTCCAGCAGGAGGGCGGTTCGATCGGTGGTGGACAGGGAGGATTTGGCGGTGGATATGGAGGATACGGATACAGCTACAGCAAGCTAAAGAAGTTCAACTAA